In one Candidatus Binatia bacterium genomic region, the following are encoded:
- a CDS encoding SWIB/MDM2 domain-containing protein: protein MAKRKPNAAFMKPMQPSAALAEVVGSKALPRTEVTKKLWQYIKRRGLQDKTKRTMINADDSLKAVFGGKKKVTMFEMTKLVSRHLK from the coding sequence ATGGCGAAACGCAAACCGAATGCTGCATTCATGAAACCGATGCAACCGTCCGCGGCTTTGGCAGAGGTTGTGGGGAGCAAGGCTCTTCCGCGCACCGAGGTCACCAAGAAGCTCTGGCAGTATATCAAGCGCAGAGGGCTCCAGGACAAAACGAAGCGGACGATGATCAACGCCGACGACAGCCTCAAAGCGGTCTTCGGCGGCAAGAAAAAGGTCACGATGTTTGAGATGACCAAGCTGGTCAGTCGTCATCTCAAGTAG
- a CDS encoding hydantoinase B/oxoprolinase family protein, whose product MTVDAITLQIIQARLAGIVQEMQNSLFRTGFSTIIRESQDASCAILNCRGEVIAQHVVLPLHMGAFPACAEGLLTHFKRSELHDGDAFIMNHPYLGGSPHAPDMAVLTPIFFHDDWVGFAANMAHKSDIGGMVPGSGSGQAREIFQEGLHLPPVKFAARHQTVREIEALISANSRTPELVIGDIRGQVGADRLGEKRLAELMNRYGKEIILTATTLLSSYTEARVRQAIASWPDGASEGESFVDHDGIDLDRPIRIHVKVEKRGDRIDFDFSGSSDQTHGPANIRPSLVRACCSYCLISLVDPCLPINQGLAAVSRTTFREGSVLHPRFPGAVNTYMPTALAVVEALFRALARFAPEKRVAGSSGSAAMVLGGRSGGGRDYVHYEIFSGGTGARSGQDGVSAMAFHLSNCRTAPVEIIESEFPTRVERFELIADSGGAGKFRGGLGFVRECRILQDEVRFSMRTDKHLIAPQGAEGGKPGIKGACIVNPGTKDEKRLPSRFGDYILRKGDLLRLDRPGGGGMADALERPAEKVLEDVRQGYVTAASAWADYRVALGVENGDWTVDRDATRALRKNEKKAGKQNFPLL is encoded by the coding sequence ATGACGGTTGATGCAATAACCCTTCAGATCATTCAGGCGCGTCTCGCCGGCATCGTCCAGGAGATGCAGAACTCGCTCTTCCGCACCGGCTTCTCCACGATCATCCGCGAATCCCAGGACGCAAGCTGCGCGATTCTAAACTGCCGCGGCGAGGTGATCGCCCAGCACGTCGTACTGCCGCTTCATATGGGCGCGTTTCCCGCCTGCGCCGAAGGACTGCTCACACACTTCAAGCGCTCTGAGCTTCACGACGGCGATGCGTTCATCATGAACCATCCGTATCTGGGCGGGAGCCCGCACGCGCCGGACATGGCGGTCCTGACGCCCATCTTTTTTCACGATGACTGGGTCGGCTTTGCCGCCAACATGGCGCACAAGAGCGATATCGGCGGCATGGTGCCCGGAAGCGGCTCGGGCCAGGCACGGGAAATTTTTCAGGAAGGTCTGCACCTGCCGCCGGTGAAATTCGCCGCGCGACATCAAACCGTGAGAGAGATCGAGGCTCTCATCAGCGCCAACAGCCGCACGCCCGAGCTTGTGATCGGCGATATTCGCGGGCAGGTCGGCGCGGACCGTCTCGGCGAAAAAAGGCTCGCGGAGTTGATGAACCGCTACGGCAAAGAAATTATTCTCACGGCGACGACGCTGCTCTCTTCCTATACGGAAGCGCGGGTCAGGCAAGCGATCGCCTCGTGGCCGGACGGCGCGTCTGAGGGAGAGAGCTTCGTGGATCATGACGGCATCGATCTCGATCGTCCCATCCGAATTCACGTGAAAGTGGAAAAGCGGGGCGATCGAATCGATTTCGATTTCAGCGGGTCGAGCGATCAGACGCACGGCCCGGCGAATATCCGGCCGTCGCTGGTACGGGCCTGTTGCTCTTACTGCCTCATCTCTCTGGTCGATCCATGCTTGCCGATCAATCAGGGTCTCGCCGCGGTGAGCCGGACAACATTCCGCGAAGGCAGCGTGCTCCATCCGCGCTTTCCGGGCGCAGTCAACACGTATATGCCGACGGCGCTGGCCGTGGTGGAAGCGCTCTTCAGAGCGCTGGCCCGTTTCGCGCCGGAGAAGAGAGTCGCCGGTAGCTCCGGCAGCGCGGCCATGGTGCTGGGAGGACGAAGCGGCGGCGGGAGAGACTACGTCCACTACGAGATATTCAGCGGCGGCACCGGCGCGAGATCCGGCCAAGACGGCGTCTCGGCAATGGCTTTTCACTTGAGCAACTGCCGCACCGCGCCGGTGGAGATCATCGAGTCGGAGTTTCCCACCCGGGTCGAGCGCTTCGAGCTGATCGCCGATTCCGGCGGCGCGGGCAAGTTCCGCGGCGGGCTCGGCTTCGTCCGCGAATGCCGCATCCTCCAGGATGAAGTCCGTTTCTCCATGCGCACGGACAAACACTTGATCGCGCCCCAGGGCGCCGAGGGAGGAAAACCGGGAATAAAAGGAGCGTGCATCGTCAATCCCGGCACGAAAGACGAAAAACGGCTCCCCTCCCGCTTCGGCGATTACATTCTCCGCAAGGGTGACCTCCTGCGCCTGGATCGCCCCGGAGGCGGCGGCATGGCCGATGCTCTGGAGCGGCCGGCGGAAAAGGTTCTCGAGGACGTCCGCCAGGGCTACGTCACCGCCGCCAGCGCGTGGGCGGATTATAGGGTGGCGCTCGGGGTGGAAAACGGCGATTGGACGGTGGACAGGGATGCGACCCGCGCCCTACGAAAAAATGAAAAAAAAGCTGGTAAACAAAACTTTCCTTTGCTATAA
- a CDS encoding hydantoinase B/oxoprolinase family protein: MASVDAITLQVIQARLAGIVQEMQNSLFRTGYSTIIRESQDASCAILNCRGEVVAQHVVLPLHMGAFPACAAGVLKHYAPSEIHEGDAFITNHPYLGGSPHAPDMAVLTPIFYEGEWVGFAANMAHKSDIGGPVPGSCWSQAREIFQEGLHLPPIKYVARFEPSGDIENIIGANSRTPELVIGDMRGQVGADRLGERRFQELMERYGRETVLDSYDALFALTESKVRREIASWPDGNGEGERFVDSDGIELDKPVRIHVKLEKRGDRLFFDFTGSAAQTKGPANIRPTVVRAACAYCLIALVDPALAINHGMARVIEIKVGDGSVVNPRFPAPVNTYNPTVHALVEALFEGLSRITPHKKVADGCSSRSIIVGGRSNKTGRSYVQYEIFGGGSGGRSGKDGVSGTNVNQSNARIAPVEIVESEFSTRIRRFELISDSGGAGKFRGGLGFVREYEFLDQEARFALRSTKHAVAPKGIEGGFSGKPGKCTLNPNTEKEKIIPSRYSDHLLHPGDVVCLDTPGGGGLGNPLEREPLKVLADVKNGYVSMEKARELYGVAIESGNGDFSIDEKQTSEARRTLADR, from the coding sequence ATGGCTTCGGTCGATGCGATAACTCTCCAAGTGATCCAAGCGCGCCTCGCCGGCATCGTCCAGGAGATGCAGAACTCCCTCTTTCGCACCGGCTACTCCACGATCATCCGCGAATCGCAGGACGCTAGCTGCGCGATTTTAAATTGTCGCGGAGAAGTCGTCGCGCAGCACGTCGTCCTGCCGCTCCACATGGGCGCCTTTCCCGCGTGCGCTGCTGGCGTGCTCAAGCACTACGCGCCTTCCGAGATTCACGAAGGCGACGCTTTCATCACCAACCATCCCTACTTGGGCGGGAGCCCGCACGCGCCGGACATGGCGGTGCTGACGCCGATTTTTTACGAGGGCGAGTGGGTCGGCTTCGCCGCCAACATGGCGCACAAAAGCGACATCGGCGGGCCGGTTCCGGGAAGCTGCTGGAGCCAGGCGCGGGAGATTTTTCAGGAAGGGCTTCATCTTCCGCCGATCAAGTACGTCGCGCGCTTCGAGCCGAGCGGCGACATCGAGAACATCATCGGCGCCAACAGCCGCACGCCCGAGCTGGTGATCGGCGACATGCGCGGCCAGGTAGGGGCCGACCGCCTGGGCGAAAGACGCTTTCAGGAGCTGATGGAAAGATATGGCCGCGAGACCGTGCTCGATTCTTACGATGCGCTGTTTGCGCTGACCGAGTCGAAAGTGCGGCGCGAGATCGCCTCGTGGCCGGACGGCAACGGCGAAGGCGAACGCTTCGTCGACAGCGACGGCATCGAGCTGGACAAACCCGTGCGCATCCACGTGAAGCTCGAGAAAAGAGGCGACCGCCTATTCTTCGACTTCACCGGCTCGGCGGCGCAGACCAAAGGACCGGCCAACATCCGGCCTACCGTCGTACGCGCCGCGTGCGCCTACTGTCTGATCGCGCTGGTCGATCCGGCGCTCGCGATCAACCACGGCATGGCGCGGGTGATCGAAATCAAAGTCGGCGACGGCAGCGTCGTCAACCCGCGCTTCCCCGCGCCGGTGAACACGTATAACCCCACGGTGCACGCCCTGGTCGAAGCGCTCTTCGAGGGCTTGAGCCGGATCACGCCGCACAAAAAAGTGGCGGACGGGTGCAGCAGCCGCTCGATCATCGTGGGCGGCCGCAGCAACAAGACCGGCCGGAGCTACGTGCAGTACGAGATTTTCGGCGGCGGCTCCGGCGGACGCAGCGGCAAGGACGGCGTCTCCGGCACCAACGTCAATCAGTCGAACGCCCGCATCGCTCCGGTGGAGATCGTCGAATCCGAATTCTCCACGCGCATCCGGCGCTTCGAGCTGATCTCCGACTCCGGCGGCGCCGGCAAGTTTCGCGGCGGTTTGGGGTTCGTGCGCGAATATGAATTTCTCGACCAGGAGGCGCGCTTCGCGCTCCGATCCACCAAGCATGCCGTAGCGCCAAAAGGAATCGAGGGCGGCTTTTCCGGAAAACCGGGAAAGTGCACTCTCAATCCCAACACCGAAAAAGAAAAAATCATTCCTTCGCGCTACTCCGATCATCTGCTCCATCCCGGCGACGTCGTATGCCTGGATACTCCGGGAGGCGGCGGCCTGGGAAATCCGCTGGAGCGTGAGCCGTTGAAAGTTTTGGCCGACGTGAAGAACGGCTACGTCTCGATGGAGAAAGCGCGCGAGCTATACGGCGTGGCGATCGAATCCGGAAACGGCGATTTTTCCATCGACGAGAAGCAGACGAGCGAAGCGCGAAGAACACTTGCAGACCGCTGA
- a CDS encoding response regulator — translation MSTGKDLAAMTRDTRTYPEYVSRLFLGLAVLVSVMLAAGFTRTLGVPETLFYYGVFGLSMLLTMSGLAWSHIRRETSSRLKSVLIVEQEEQLRATFSAFWEHQGWNVRTVASSIDALQMLSRSGSRYDLIIMDIVLPNINALELIKGLTESLPDQSIIVMQKDESKDAQGKHLRFQIVESTAPRSIHRLFQKLLREPTLSRVAGESN, via the coding sequence GTGAGCACAGGGAAAGATCTAGCCGCAATGACTAGAGACACAAGAACTTATCCGGAGTATGTCAGTAGGCTTTTCCTTGGACTGGCTGTACTTGTTTCTGTAATGCTGGCGGCCGGGTTTACTCGTACGTTAGGGGTACCCGAGACACTTTTCTACTATGGTGTCTTCGGCCTATCAATGTTGTTGACTATGTCAGGCCTAGCTTGGTCACATATTCGCCGCGAAACATCTTCTAGACTGAAATCAGTTCTTATCGTCGAACAGGAAGAGCAGTTGCGTGCGACCTTTTCAGCATTTTGGGAGCATCAAGGGTGGAATGTGCGCACGGTAGCATCCAGCATCGATGCTCTCCAGATGTTAAGTCGGAGCGGTTCGCGGTACGACTTGATTATAATGGATATCGTACTTCCAAACATAAATGCTTTAGAGTTGATAAAAGGTCTAACCGAGAGTTTACCTGATCAATCAATCATCGTCATGCAAAAGGACGAGTCGAAAGATGCACAGGGGAAGCATCTGCGATTTCAGATCGTTGAGTCCACTGCACCTCGTTCGATCCACCGGCTTTTTCAAAAGCTCCTTCGCGAACCAACTCTTTCTCGGGTAGCCGGCGAATCAAACTAA
- a CDS encoding NUDIX domain-containing protein, with protein MLNAIVAVIVNGDKILLIERGPAVPFTGYWGPLSGKVEPGESQDAAVIRESMEEVGLTVRPVRKVWENISTGGHYRLHWWLADYVGGELLLDEREAAAARWCTVEEIASLKIFEGDREFYEKVLPSLLEARH; from the coding sequence ATGCTTAACGCCATCGTTGCCGTCATCGTCAATGGCGACAAGATTCTCCTGATCGAACGAGGGCCCGCCGTGCCGTTCACGGGATATTGGGGGCCCCTCAGCGGCAAGGTCGAGCCTGGAGAAAGTCAGGATGCTGCCGTCATTCGCGAGTCGATGGAAGAAGTCGGGCTGACGGTTCGGCCGGTGCGCAAGGTGTGGGAGAACATTTCCACGGGCGGACATTACCGGTTGCACTGGTGGCTGGCTGACTATGTGGGCGGAGAATTGCTGCTGGATGAAAGGGAGGCAGCCGCCGCCCGATGGTGCACGGTCGAAGAGATCGCTTCGCTGAAGATCTTTGAGGGAGACCGGGAGTTTTACGAGAAAGTGCTCCCGTCCCTGCTAGAAGCGCGGCACTGA
- a CDS encoding AIPR family protein — protein MDSPTRFTFPVISFRHLETPFQKQGYRDYFAVVEVQQLPDLSGWRKINVRDPKLTGSLPEKIRGSVRENPEMFLFMNRGIVLSAESVSFDNKSSKLTITVRDPNLHGLLDGGHSYNILLEEREGLEESQYVKLEILEGFRSEEIPNLVDARNSSTQVRDQSLMNLSGEFEKLKQAIVKYRYSELIAYKEHEVLEDGSSKPIDVRDIIAILTTFDRDHFDDKAHPINAYRSKAACLQHFSENKKSYEKIYPLAHDILQLYDYIQLHLPDLYNKVRAKSEGGVAGGKFGRLTGVTTYKGKRKATLYFVNKESKYGVPAGFVYPILGAFRALLEEKSGRYIWGKNLDPFELLENGLGERLADTIGNFALDARNPSKTGKSPLVWQACYQASQVAYLTA, from the coding sequence ATGGACTCACCCACCCGTTTCACTTTTCCCGTTATTTCTTTCCGCCATCTCGAGACCCCGTTCCAGAAACAGGGTTATCGGGATTATTTTGCTGTTGTGGAGGTACAGCAGTTACCCGACCTGAGCGGTTGGCGGAAGATCAACGTTCGCGACCCGAAGCTCACGGGCTCTCTCCCCGAGAAAATCCGCGGTAGTGTTCGTGAGAATCCGGAAATGTTTCTATTCATGAATCGCGGCATTGTGTTATCAGCGGAGTCTGTCTCATTTGACAACAAAAGTTCGAAACTCACAATTACGGTAAGAGATCCGAACTTGCATGGACTGTTAGACGGAGGACATAGCTATAACATCCTGCTTGAGGAACGCGAGGGCCTGGAAGAATCCCAGTACGTCAAATTGGAGATCCTTGAGGGCTTTCGGTCGGAAGAAATTCCAAATCTCGTTGACGCCCGAAATTCTTCCACGCAGGTCCGTGATCAGAGCCTGATGAATCTTAGCGGAGAGTTCGAGAAGCTCAAGCAGGCAATTGTAAAATATCGGTATTCAGAGCTGATCGCATACAAGGAGCACGAAGTTCTCGAGGACGGAAGTTCGAAACCGATCGATGTCCGCGACATTATAGCGATTCTCACGACCTTTGACCGCGACCACTTCGATGACAAGGCCCATCCGATCAACGCGTACAGGTCAAAGGCGGCATGTCTCCAGCATTTTTCTGAAAACAAAAAATCATATGAAAAGATTTACCCGCTGGCACATGACATCCTGCAGCTCTATGATTACATTCAGCTGCACCTTCCTGATCTTTACAATAAAGTTCGCGCCAAAAGCGAGGGCGGAGTCGCAGGAGGCAAATTCGGTCGACTTACCGGCGTCACAACGTACAAAGGTAAGCGGAAAGCGACGTTGTACTTCGTCAACAAAGAATCGAAATATGGAGTCCCGGCTGGTTTTGTCTATCCCATTTTGGGAGCCTTTAGAGCTTTGTTGGAGGAAAAGAGTGGACGGTATATCTGGGGGAAAAACCTGGACCCGTTCGAGCTTTTGGAAAACGGCCTCGGAGAACGACTGGCTGATACTATTGGTAATTTTGCCCTCGACGCGAGGAACCCATCCAAAACGGGAAAATCTCCCCTGGTTTGGCAGGCATGTTATCAGGCCAGTCAGGTCGCGTATTTAACGGCATAG
- a CDS encoding hydantoinase/oxoprolinase family protein, giving the protein MAKYRVTVDTGGTFSDFVFFNEESGEISITKLPSTPKEPFQAVLNGVKELLDRGGAAKDISFFSHGTTVGTNALLEEKGARTGLLVTEGFRGIYEVMEQSRGYGPATYDLFFEKPRLLAEPYYTEEIAERVDFRGAVLKPIDVESSLQAVRRLKRKKVESIAACFLFSFLNPGHELAIKEIVEREFPEASLSLSCEVLPQIREFYRLSTTVINAYIAPVMSRYLGRLEQRLREIGVATPRLYIMQSNGGVATFKSAAKKPVATVLSGPAGGVIASLGISRLAGIKNVITFDMGGTSCDVALIHEGNPGVTTQGRINQRPISLPMLDIHTVSAGGGTIARIDAVGGVHVGPDSAGADPGPIGYDQGGEEVTITDANLVLGVLHPEKFLGGRLKLNRAKAEKLLEEKIAKPLGLNVLESADGILKIINVKMEEAIKAVSSQRGYDIRDFTLIAFGGGGPMHAGRIALDLGIPTLLIPLTPGVTSALGLLLADVKHDYVRSKLAPLKELDLDEINGLFSQLTDQAKNDLRGEGFGDGEIAWQAFLDLRYAGQGYELTVTSPLPPLKKADLDLMRRRFDAQHEQAHGHKAESEPVELVSLRLVSHGMVPPAKLSPAKPTGRKIEGARTGERKIFFGKEHGLLDCVIYRRDLLEPGHQIAGPAVIEQLDTTTVIHPEQTAVVDHYCNLIVTAKR; this is encoded by the coding sequence ATGGCCAAGTACCGCGTGACGGTGGACACGGGCGGGACGTTTTCGGATTTTGTTTTTTTCAACGAAGAGTCCGGTGAGATCAGCATCACAAAACTTCCTTCGACGCCGAAGGAACCGTTTCAAGCGGTGCTCAACGGCGTCAAAGAGCTGCTCGACCGCGGCGGCGCGGCGAAAGACATCTCTTTTTTCTCTCACGGCACCACCGTCGGCACCAACGCGCTGCTCGAAGAGAAGGGCGCGCGCACCGGTTTGCTCGTGACAGAAGGATTTCGCGGCATTTACGAAGTCATGGAGCAGTCGCGCGGCTACGGGCCAGCGACGTACGATTTGTTTTTTGAGAAGCCAAGGCTGCTCGCCGAACCGTACTATACCGAAGAAATTGCCGAGCGGGTGGATTTTCGCGGCGCGGTGCTGAAACCGATCGACGTCGAATCTTCGTTACAGGCGGTCCGCAGGCTGAAGCGGAAAAAAGTCGAGTCGATCGCCGCCTGCTTTCTCTTTTCATTCTTGAATCCCGGCCATGAGCTCGCGATCAAGGAAATCGTCGAACGCGAGTTTCCCGAAGCGAGCCTGTCGCTCTCGTGCGAAGTGCTGCCGCAGATCCGCGAGTTCTACCGGCTGAGCACGACGGTGATCAACGCCTACATCGCCCCGGTGATGAGCCGCTACCTCGGCCGGTTGGAGCAAAGATTGCGGGAGATCGGCGTGGCGACGCCGAGACTCTATATCATGCAGTCGAACGGCGGCGTGGCGACGTTTAAGAGCGCGGCAAAAAAACCCGTCGCGACCGTTCTCTCGGGCCCGGCCGGCGGCGTCATCGCTTCGCTCGGCATCAGCCGGCTCGCGGGAATCAAAAACGTCATCACCTTCGACATGGGCGGCACGAGCTGCGACGTGGCGCTCATCCACGAAGGAAATCCGGGCGTCACGACCCAAGGCAGGATTAACCAGCGCCCGATCAGCCTTCCCATGCTCGACATCCATACGGTCAGCGCCGGAGGCGGAACGATCGCGCGCATCGACGCCGTCGGCGGCGTCCATGTCGGACCGGACAGCGCCGGCGCCGATCCCGGGCCGATCGGCTATGACCAGGGAGGAGAAGAGGTCACCATCACCGACGCGAATCTCGTTCTCGGCGTGCTCCACCCGGAGAAATTTCTCGGCGGCCGGTTGAAGCTCAACCGCGCGAAAGCCGAAAAGCTCCTCGAAGAAAAGATCGCGAAGCCGCTCGGCCTGAACGTGCTCGAATCCGCGGACGGCATTCTCAAGATCATCAACGTCAAAATGGAAGAAGCGATCAAGGCGGTCTCGTCCCAGCGCGGCTACGACATCCGCGACTTCACGCTGATCGCCTTCGGCGGCGGCGGCCCGATGCACGCCGGAAGGATCGCCCTCGACCTCGGAATCCCGACGCTGCTCATCCCATTGACTCCCGGCGTGACTTCAGCGCTTGGACTATTGCTTGCCGACGTCAAGCACGATTACGTGAGATCGAAGCTCGCGCCGCTGAAAGAATTGGATCTCGATGAGATCAACGGCCTTTTCTCCCAGCTTACCGACCAGGCAAAGAACGATCTCCGCGGTGAAGGCTTCGGCGACGGCGAGATCGCGTGGCAAGCTTTTCTCGATCTGCGCTATGCGGGACAGGGATACGAGCTGACCGTGACCTCGCCGCTGCCGCCGCTGAAGAAAGCGGATTTGGATCTCATGCGCCGGCGCTTTGACGCTCAGCATGAACAAGCCCACGGACACAAGGCGGAATCCGAGCCGGTCGAATTGGTGAGCCTGCGCCTGGTTTCGCACGGAATGGTTCCCCCGGCGAAGCTTTCTCCGGCGAAACCGACGGGAAGAAAAATCGAGGGCGCTAGAACCGGAGAGCGAAAAATCTTCTTCGGCAAAGAGCACGGCCTGCTCGATTGCGTGATTTACCGCCGCGACCTGTTGGAGCCGGGCCACCAGATCGCCGGGCCGGCGGTGATCGAGCAACTTGACACGACGACGGTGATCCACCCGGAGCAGACGGCGGTGGTTGATCATTACTGTAACCTCATCGTCACGGCCAAGCGGTAG
- a CDS encoding nucleotidyltransferase, translating into MGKPEEALAPLLAALRDLVLWFENADIRGAVIGGVAASLLGRPRVTRDVDALAVLDEQQWEKFLSAGAGFGFVPRRPDVLPFARSTRVLLVRHHASGIDVDIVFAGLPFEKEAVARAESLNLGGLRIPLVVPEDLIIMKAVARRPRDIADIEALLDVHPKLNLRRVRRWVREFSAALGMPDILRDLESILKRRQGKKRKKSRL; encoded by the coding sequence GTGGGTAAGCCGGAAGAGGCCTTGGCTCCTCTCTTAGCAGCTTTACGCGATCTCGTCTTGTGGTTTGAAAACGCGGACATTCGTGGCGCAGTCATAGGCGGCGTGGCCGCTTCCCTGCTTGGCCGCCCGCGAGTCACGCGGGACGTGGACGCTCTCGCGGTGTTAGATGAACAACAGTGGGAAAAATTCCTCAGCGCAGGGGCAGGGTTCGGGTTTGTCCCAAGGCGTCCTGACGTGCTCCCGTTTGCACGAAGCACGCGCGTTCTATTGGTCCGTCATCACGCAAGCGGCATCGACGTAGATATTGTTTTTGCCGGCTTGCCATTCGAAAAAGAAGCGGTGGCTCGCGCCGAGTCACTGAACTTGGGCGGTTTGCGCATTCCTCTGGTCGTTCCCGAAGATTTGATTATCATGAAGGCAGTCGCTCGCCGACCGCGTGACATCGCGGACATCGAGGCCCTGCTTGACGTTCATCCCAAGCTGAACCTAAGAAGAGTCCGCCGCTGGGTGCGGGAATTTTCGGCCGCGCTGGGAATGCCGGATATCCTGCGCGATTTGGAAAGTATTTTAAAACGGCGGCAGGGGAAAAAACGAAAAAAGTCTCGCCTCTAG